The Streptomyces sp. NBC_01775 genome includes a region encoding these proteins:
- a CDS encoding wax ester/triacylglycerol synthase domain-containing protein, with amino-acid sequence MTEALPPPRPAPSLTAPRPLSVRDRLILDLARRGPDSSLHLGGLLLFAGRPPRTDELAAQLAARVLAAPELTYRLVEGGSGGRPDGSRPGRGRSVGRRPVWVPDAAFDVRRHIHRVTVPGSVPRDPDATLRAVLDQPLERDRPLWGVWLVEREGSRGERDGRGERGGPGQGGRGEGFALCYRAHHAFQDGRAAVETMERLFGPPPHQRTSPLGAQLATAPARGDWGLTVLKDLLPPVRPTASWPALTALTGSTAPGTDAGRTAGRGTGRVAVTGSCDLAPLHAVSRATRAGITQICLAAVTAALRAWHPDAWAGDPALSLRATFAISLRTADDPLRLLGNHGGVATVPLPCGEPSPMRQLALLQREVTHARLSAVGRRHRVLFDRLPYWCGRIGLSRGIDPRYVPLTLADVRARARLTWAGQPPVAFFPVPVSVPGQPLFIAWTTYGGQLHATFVGHSAVPGIEALPALWNAGLAALAAGAESLPAASPAPGSGPGVGPDVGPGVGPDAGPDAGPAPAEEGGPASH; translated from the coding sequence ATGACCGAAGCGCTCCCGCCTCCCCGGCCCGCCCCTTCGCTGACCGCGCCCCGGCCGCTGTCCGTACGCGACCGGCTGATCCTCGACCTCGCGCGGCGCGGCCCGGACAGCTCGCTGCACCTGGGCGGGCTGCTGCTGTTCGCGGGCCGCCCGCCCCGTACGGACGAGCTGGCAGCCCAGCTGGCAGCCCGGGTGCTGGCGGCGCCCGAACTCACGTACCGCCTCGTCGAAGGGGGATCCGGGGGGCGGCCCGACGGCAGTCGGCCCGGCCGCGGGCGGTCTGTCGGCAGGCGGCCCGTATGGGTGCCGGACGCCGCCTTCGACGTACGGCGGCACATTCACCGGGTCACCGTGCCCGGCAGCGTCCCGCGCGATCCCGACGCCACCTTGCGCGCCGTGCTCGACCAGCCGCTGGAGCGCGACCGTCCGCTGTGGGGCGTGTGGCTCGTGGAGCGGGAGGGGAGCCGGGGGGAGCGGGACGGCCGAGGTGAGCGGGGCGGTCCGGGTCAGGGTGGTCGAGGGGAGGGCTTCGCGCTCTGTTATCGCGCGCACCACGCCTTCCAGGACGGCCGCGCCGCCGTCGAGACGATGGAGCGCCTCTTCGGCCCGCCGCCCCACCAGCGCACCTCCCCCCTCGGCGCGCAACTCGCCACCGCACCCGCGCGCGGGGACTGGGGCCTGACCGTGCTGAAGGACCTGCTGCCCCCCGTACGGCCCACCGCGAGCTGGCCCGCGCTGACAGCTCTGACCGGCTCGACCGCACCCGGCACGGACGCCGGACGGACTGCGGGAAGGGGTACCGGACGGGTGGCCGTCACCGGATCGTGTGATCTGGCGCCGCTGCACGCCGTCTCGCGCGCCACCCGCGCCGGCATCACCCAGATCTGTCTGGCGGCCGTCACCGCCGCGCTGCGCGCCTGGCACCCGGACGCCTGGGCCGGCGACCCGGCCCTGAGCCTGCGCGCGACGTTCGCCATCAGCCTCCGTACGGCCGACGATCCGCTGCGGCTGCTGGGCAACCACGGCGGGGTGGCCACCGTGCCGCTTCCGTGCGGGGAGCCCTCGCCGATGCGCCAGCTCGCCCTCCTCCAGCGCGAGGTGACCCACGCCCGGCTCAGCGCGGTCGGCCGCCGGCACCGGGTGCTGTTCGACCGGTTGCCGTACTGGTGCGGGCGGATCGGGCTCAGCCGTGGTATCGACCCGCGCTATGTGCCGCTCACCCTCGCGGACGTACGGGCCCGGGCGCGGCTCACCTGGGCGGGGCAACCGCCGGTCGCGTTCTTCCCCGTCCCGGTCTCGGTGCCGGGCCAGCCGCTGTTCATCGCCTGGACGACCTACGGGGGACAACTGCACGCCACCTTCGTCGGGCACTCCGCCGTACCCGGTATCGAGGCGCTGCCCGCGCTGTGGAACGCGGGGCTGGCGGCACTGGCCGCCGGCGCGGAGTCGCTGCCCGCGGCCTCGCCCGCACCGGGGTCGGGGCCGGGCGTGGGGCCGGACGTGGGACCAGGCGTGGGGCCGGATGCGGGGCCGGATGCGGGGCCCGCCCCGGCCGAGGAAGGCGGCCCCGCCTCGCACTGA
- a CDS encoding PP2C family protein-serine/threonine phosphatase gives MNEADAAAERRRNRLRRYARLLPAVLVLVGVVLELVTPRDATFSAPFVAAPLAAAALLGLWGTITTSFLSLVFLAGFLLFRDSTIGSLETQTRIATGATVAVLAIGVNLLLRRSSDRLASARTIAEAVQIAVLPSPPASLSGLALAVRYRAAQANTRVGGDFYAAEETPHGVRLLIGDVRGKGLGAVEAVVIVVGAFREAAEQEANLGGVAARLDRALQREGRRQLGTAQYEGFTTAALVEIPWDEHGNTAGSHVIRIVNRGHPGPLLINRGRATLLEPSVPALPLGLTELGVWPDHTDEFPFPPGSHLLLYTDGLSEARNAKGDFYDPVKRLAHSFFAHPGELLETVLADVESHTGGVSADDMALLAVAHQKSTHVTLRSDTD, from the coding sequence GTGAACGAAGCGGATGCAGCAGCCGAGCGGCGCAGGAACAGGCTGCGCCGCTACGCGCGGCTGCTGCCCGCGGTCCTCGTCCTTGTGGGCGTCGTCCTCGAACTGGTCACTCCACGGGACGCGACGTTCTCCGCACCGTTCGTGGCGGCGCCCCTGGCCGCCGCCGCGCTGCTCGGTCTGTGGGGAACGATCACCACCAGTTTCCTCAGCTTGGTCTTCCTCGCTGGTTTCCTCCTGTTCCGCGACTCGACGATCGGGAGCCTGGAGACCCAGACCAGGATCGCCACCGGGGCGACCGTCGCCGTGCTGGCCATCGGCGTCAATCTGCTGCTGCGCCGCAGCAGCGACCGGCTCGCCTCGGCACGCACCATCGCCGAGGCCGTCCAGATCGCCGTCCTGCCCTCCCCGCCCGCCAGCCTCTCCGGGCTCGCCCTCGCGGTCCGCTACCGCGCCGCACAGGCCAACACCCGCGTCGGCGGCGACTTCTACGCGGCCGAGGAGACCCCCCACGGAGTGCGGCTGCTCATCGGCGACGTACGCGGCAAGGGGCTGGGTGCCGTGGAGGCCGTGGTCATCGTCGTGGGCGCCTTCCGGGAGGCGGCCGAGCAGGAGGCGAACCTGGGCGGGGTCGCCGCCCGGCTGGACCGCGCCCTCCAGCGGGAGGGCCGAAGACAGCTGGGCACCGCGCAGTACGAGGGCTTCACCACCGCCGCGCTGGTCGAGATCCCCTGGGACGAACACGGGAACACGGCCGGCTCGCACGTCATACGGATCGTCAACCGGGGCCATCCAGGGCCACTGTTGATCAACCGAGGGAGAGCCACCCTCCTGGAGCCGTCCGTCCCCGCCCTCCCGCTCGGCCTGACCGAGCTGGGCGTGTGGCCCGACCACACCGACGAGTTCCCCTTTCCGCCCGGCTCCCATCTCCTCCTCTACACCGACGGACTGTCGGAGGCGCGGAACGCGAAGGGCGACTTCTACGACCCGGTCAAGCGGCTGGCGCACAGCTTCTTCGCCCATCCCGGGGAGCTGTTGGAGACGGTCCTCGCGGATGTCGAGTCCCACACGGGAGGGGTGTCGGCCGATGACATGGCCCTGCTCGCCGTCGCCCACCAGAAGTCGACACACGTCACGCTACGCAGCGATACGGACTAA
- a CDS encoding PPOX class F420-dependent oxidoreductase, whose product MGGGQVGAAAQEALLRVVGEHDRGVLVTLRRGGRAQLSNVNYAWDPGSRVLRVSITDGRAKARNLARDPRASFHVTSADGWTWTVVDGVAELTPVAEDPHDATVEELIEVYRAIRGEHPDWDEYRASMVADRRLVVRLSVDHVYGQLPQG is encoded by the coding sequence ATGGGTGGAGGTCAGGTGGGGGCGGCTGCTCAGGAAGCGTTGCTGCGGGTGGTCGGGGAGCATGATCGGGGGGTGCTGGTGACGTTGCGGCGGGGTGGGAGGGCTCAGCTCTCCAATGTGAACTACGCCTGGGATCCCGGCAGTCGGGTGTTGCGGGTCTCCATCACCGACGGGCGGGCCAAGGCGCGCAATCTGGCTCGGGATCCTCGGGCGAGCTTTCATGTGACGAGCGCGGACGGGTGGACGTGGACCGTGGTGGACGGGGTCGCGGAGCTGACGCCCGTCGCTGAGGATCCGCACGACGCCACGGTCGAGGAGCTGATCGAGGTCTACCGCGCCATTCGGGGCGAGCACCCGGACTGGGACGAGTACCGCGCCTCGATGGTGGCCGACCGGCGGCTGGTCGTGCGGCTCAGCGTCGACCATGTGTACGGGCAGTTGCCGCAGGGGTGA
- a CDS encoding beta-ketoacyl-[acyl-carrier-protein] synthase family protein has protein sequence MTEWGAADVAITGLGMLTPAGDGAEATWARVGTGTPTSVLVSGFGPELGGDVRRGGGPEGGSDSGPDGGPVYLACPAPEFDPARLGQARTRRPDRAVQLALLAAEEAVRDAGWWPQGAQSAEPPDWGGARVAVVMGSGATGAHTYEAQHRVLLARGPSAMSPYAMPSSLGNSLAAQLAVALRAEGTSFTVNTACAAGATALGTAMDLLLLGRCDIAVAGGADAGLTPFQVAGFDRIRALSRRYDEPATASRPFDATRDGFVIGEGAGVLVLERMADAAARGARVRARLAGYGAAGDAHHPVKPRQDGAGIRSAVSEALARAGADARDVDYVNAHATGTPLGDSVEAAALARLLPHEPPVSSTKGVTGHLLGAAGAVEAALTVLAVECGGVPPNANLTKPSPEFTLNLPTAALDHKSGLALSVSAGFGGHNAALALAPA, from the coding sequence GTGACGGAGTGGGGCGCCGCTGACGTCGCCATCACCGGTCTCGGCATGCTGACCCCCGCGGGCGACGGCGCCGAGGCGACCTGGGCACGGGTGGGCACGGGCACGCCGACCTCGGTGCTCGTTTCCGGCTTCGGCCCGGAGCTGGGCGGTGACGTGCGGCGCGGCGGCGGGCCGGAGGGCGGGTCGGACAGTGGGCCGGACGGCGGGCCCGTCTATCTCGCCTGCCCCGCACCCGAGTTCGACCCCGCGCGGCTGGGCCAGGCCCGCACCCGCAGGCCGGACCGTGCGGTGCAGCTCGCCCTGCTGGCCGCCGAGGAAGCCGTACGCGACGCGGGCTGGTGGCCGCAGGGCGCCCAGAGCGCCGAGCCGCCGGACTGGGGCGGTGCCCGGGTGGCCGTCGTCATGGGCTCGGGCGCGACGGGAGCCCACACCTACGAGGCGCAGCACCGCGTCCTGCTGGCGCGCGGCCCCTCCGCGATGTCGCCGTACGCCATGCCCAGTTCGCTCGGCAACTCCCTGGCCGCGCAGCTCGCCGTCGCGCTGCGCGCCGAGGGCACCAGCTTCACCGTCAACACCGCGTGCGCGGCGGGCGCGACGGCACTGGGAACCGCCATGGACCTGCTGTTGCTCGGCCGCTGCGACATCGCCGTCGCCGGTGGCGCCGACGCGGGGCTCACCCCCTTCCAGGTCGCCGGGTTCGACCGCATCAGGGCACTCTCGCGTCGCTACGACGAACCCGCCACCGCCTCCCGCCCCTTCGACGCCACGCGCGACGGCTTCGTCATCGGGGAGGGCGCGGGGGTGCTCGTCCTGGAGCGGATGGCGGACGCGGCAGCGCGCGGCGCACGGGTGCGCGCGCGGCTCGCGGGCTACGGCGCGGCCGGTGACGCGCACCATCCCGTCAAGCCCCGCCAGGACGGCGCCGGAATCCGCTCCGCCGTGAGCGAGGCCCTCGCCCGCGCGGGAGCGGACGCGAGGGACGTCGACTACGTCAACGCGCACGCCACCGGCACCCCCCTCGGCGACAGCGTCGAGGCGGCGGCCCTCGCCCGGCTGCTGCCGCACGAGCCGCCCGTCTCCTCCACGAAGGGCGTGACCGGCCATCTGCTGGGCGCCGCGGGGGCGGTGGAGGCGGCCCTCACCGTGCTCGCCGTCGAGTGCGGCGGCGTACCGCCGAACGCCAACCTCACCAAGCCCTCGCCCGAGTTCACGCTGAACCTGCCGACGGCGGCTCTCGACCACAAGTCGGGCCTGGCCCTCTCCGTCTCCGCGGGCTTCGGCGGACACAACGCGGCCCTCGCCCTGGCCCCCGCGTGA
- a CDS encoding M23 family metallopeptidase: protein MRETAGAPEAYGPHEAYGPRDKAGNGTATWTGNGPGAGTGTGDEAWEEWNPTEESLRPLRGRHRVGKQRSGGVARSGAVLGVGMIAAVGAGGMATAQDKDPAAISMPDVSSATGAVKNLPEHLPDAKQLPGVGDLISDGDSDGTDPVAAAAAHAPLTQAGLSADEAAEGKTDAGEALRVRILAQAEQQQSEADATARQEAAQQAAEKAAAAAKKQVAADKKAAAERKREAAEEKKRKAAAERRAKLAREYTAPLASFQLSAGFGQAGGMWQSDHTGQDFAAPNGTPVKAIHSGTIKEAGWAGSYGYRIVLKLNDGTELWFCHLSSMTKSAGDKVGTGDVIGRVGSTGNSSGPHLHVEVRPGGGDPVAPLPWLRDKGVNV, encoded by the coding sequence ATGCGCGAGACGGCCGGTGCGCCGGAGGCCTATGGTCCGCATGAGGCCTACGGCCCGCGTGACAAGGCCGGAAACGGGACCGCGACCTGGACCGGAAACGGGCCCGGGGCCGGGACCGGGACCGGCGACGAGGCCTGGGAGGAGTGGAATCCCACCGAGGAGTCCCTCCGTCCGCTGCGCGGCCGGCACCGCGTGGGCAAGCAGCGCTCCGGCGGTGTGGCCCGCAGTGGCGCGGTTCTCGGCGTCGGCATGATCGCCGCCGTCGGCGCGGGCGGCATGGCTACGGCCCAGGACAAGGACCCCGCCGCCATCTCCATGCCGGATGTGTCGTCGGCGACGGGAGCCGTGAAGAACCTCCCCGAGCACCTGCCCGACGCCAAGCAACTCCCCGGCGTCGGCGACCTCATATCCGACGGCGACTCCGACGGCACCGACCCGGTGGCTGCCGCCGCCGCGCACGCGCCCCTCACCCAGGCCGGCCTCTCCGCGGACGAGGCAGCCGAGGGCAAGACCGACGCGGGCGAGGCCCTGCGCGTCCGCATCCTCGCGCAGGCCGAACAGCAGCAGTCCGAAGCCGACGCCACCGCCCGCCAGGAGGCCGCGCAACAGGCCGCCGAGAAGGCAGCCGCGGCAGCCAAGAAGCAGGTGGCGGCCGACAAGAAGGCAGCGGCCGAGCGCAAGCGCGAGGCCGCCGAGGAGAAGAAGCGGAAGGCGGCGGCCGAGCGCCGCGCCAAGCTCGCCCGCGAGTACACAGCGCCCCTCGCCTCCTTCCAGCTCAGCGCCGGCTTCGGCCAGGCGGGCGGCATGTGGCAGAGCGACCACACGGGCCAGGACTTCGCGGCCCCGAACGGCACCCCCGTCAAGGCCATCCACTCCGGCACCATCAAGGAAGCCGGCTGGGCGGGCTCGTACGGCTACCGGATCGTGCTGAAGCTGAACGACGGCACCGAGCTGTGGTTCTGCCACCTCTCGTCGATGACCAAGTCCGCGGGCGACAAGGTCGGCACCGGCGATGTCATCGGCAGAGTCGGCTCCACCGGCAACTCCTCGGGCCCGCACCTGCACGTCGAGGTGCGCCCCGGCGGCGGCGACCCGGTCGCCCCGCTGCCGTGGCTGCGCGACAAGGGCGTGAACGTGTGA
- a CDS encoding aldo/keto reductase: MQMNADLKIGQLSVSPLALGGNVFGWTADRPTSFAVLDTYTEGGGNLIDTADAYTAWVEGNSGGESETVIGEWLASRGSSVRENVVIATKAGRHPDHMGLAPATLKAAAEDSLRRLGTDHIDLYYTHFDDESVEVSEIVTALDDLVKEGKVREIAASNISPARLRASLDFSDSAGTARYVALQPHYNLVSRDTYEGELEELARRESLAVLPYFALAAGFLTGKYRPGQQVPEGARAGRAAQHLATDRGQRVLAALSTVASAHQVPEATVALAWLASRPTVTAPIASARTTEQLPTLMAMSDLRLTDDELRLLTDASA; this comes from the coding sequence ATGCAGATGAACGCCGACTTGAAGATCGGACAGCTCTCCGTCTCGCCGCTCGCGCTCGGCGGGAACGTCTTCGGCTGGACCGCCGACCGGCCCACTTCCTTCGCCGTCCTCGACACCTACACCGAGGGCGGCGGCAACCTCATCGACACCGCCGACGCCTACACCGCCTGGGTCGAGGGCAATTCGGGCGGCGAATCCGAGACCGTCATCGGCGAGTGGCTCGCCTCCCGCGGCTCCTCCGTACGCGAGAACGTCGTCATCGCCACCAAGGCCGGCCGCCACCCCGACCACATGGGCCTCGCGCCGGCCACTCTCAAGGCCGCCGCGGAGGACTCGCTGCGCCGCCTGGGCACCGACCACATCGACCTCTACTACACCCACTTCGACGACGAGTCCGTCGAGGTCTCCGAGATCGTCACCGCGCTGGACGACCTCGTCAAGGAGGGCAAGGTCCGCGAGATCGCCGCCTCCAACATCTCCCCCGCCCGCCTGCGGGCCTCCCTCGACTTCAGCGACTCCGCGGGGACCGCGCGCTACGTCGCGCTCCAGCCGCACTACAACCTCGTCTCGCGCGACACCTACGAGGGCGAGCTGGAAGAGCTGGCCCGGCGCGAATCCCTGGCCGTCCTGCCGTACTTCGCGCTGGCGGCCGGCTTCCTCACCGGAAAGTACCGCCCCGGCCAGCAGGTGCCGGAGGGCGCCCGCGCGGGCAGGGCCGCGCAGCACCTCGCCACGGACCGGGGCCAGCGCGTCCTGGCGGCCCTCTCCACCGTCGCCTCGGCCCACCAGGTGCCCGAGGCGACCGTCGCCCTGGCCTGGCTCGCCTCCCGCCCCACGGTCACGGCCCCGATCGCCAGCGCCCGCACCACCGAACAGCTGCCGACCCTGATGGCGATGAGCGACCTACGCCTGACGGACGACGAACTCCGCCTGCTGACAGACGCGTCGGCGTAA
- a CDS encoding restriction endonuclease has translation MSQRSGHIVPFSGLSSSDLIVDTVYKGGSAGNTADDAICKLLPVGNQGGFRFKGSPRKQSVKLVALYTTGADPDWPDVLDIQTGLFTYYGDNKQPGQGLHRSQRGGNILLRDVFELAHGSADDRASIPPFFLFERGTSGRDVIFRGLLAPGAESLPADDELAAIWRSSGSSRFQNYRARFTVLNEPVIHRAWIDEILGESSTGPSVPESWLSWVQGRTYNRLTAPTTLHTRTRAEQTPDSAGKDLISAITDYFNGDPHGFEACAVELWKMQAPNTGDCEVTRPSRDGGRDATGLYMLGPHADPVAVHFALEAKCYGHNTSVGVRDTARLISRLRHRQFGVFVTTSHFNTQAYKEVREDEHPVIMMCGKDIADLLRSRGFSTPALVLRWLTATFPSTAG, from the coding sequence ATGTCGCAGCGAAGTGGCCACATCGTACCGTTCTCCGGTCTTTCTAGTTCAGATCTGATCGTCGATACGGTGTACAAGGGTGGGAGTGCCGGGAACACCGCGGACGACGCAATCTGCAAGCTGCTGCCAGTGGGGAACCAAGGCGGGTTCCGCTTCAAGGGTTCTCCGCGGAAGCAGTCGGTCAAGCTCGTCGCCCTCTACACGACAGGTGCTGACCCAGACTGGCCGGACGTTCTCGACATACAGACCGGACTGTTCACGTATTACGGGGACAACAAGCAGCCTGGACAGGGGCTTCACAGATCACAGCGGGGCGGGAACATCCTGCTCCGGGACGTCTTCGAACTCGCCCATGGATCCGCGGATGACCGGGCCAGCATTCCGCCGTTCTTCCTCTTCGAGAGAGGAACGTCGGGCAGGGACGTCATCTTCCGCGGGCTCCTCGCCCCAGGAGCCGAGTCCCTGCCTGCAGATGACGAGTTGGCAGCCATCTGGCGCAGCTCAGGCAGCAGCCGTTTCCAAAACTACCGTGCACGTTTCACTGTGCTCAACGAACCTGTGATTCACCGCGCATGGATCGATGAGATTCTCGGCGAGAGCAGTACCGGACCGTCGGTACCAGAGAGCTGGCTCTCCTGGGTGCAGGGCCGCACCTACAATCGGCTGACAGCGCCGACGACCCTGCACACCCGCACCCGTGCCGAGCAGACCCCGGATTCGGCGGGAAAAGATCTCATTTCCGCTATCACTGACTACTTCAATGGTGATCCGCATGGGTTTGAGGCCTGTGCTGTCGAACTGTGGAAGATGCAGGCTCCCAATACGGGGGACTGCGAGGTCACTCGTCCGAGCCGGGACGGGGGACGGGATGCCACCGGCCTCTACATGCTTGGCCCTCACGCTGATCCAGTCGCCGTTCACTTCGCTCTTGAGGCCAAGTGCTACGGACACAACACGTCTGTAGGGGTACGCGATACAGCGCGTCTCATCTCACGTCTGCGGCATCGCCAATTCGGTGTCTTTGTCACCACCTCACACTTCAATACACAAGCATACAAAGAGGTCAGAGAGGACGAGCATCCGGTCATCATGATGTGCGGCAAAGACATCGCAGACCTGTTGCGGAGCCGGGGCTTTTCCACCCCAGCCCTCGTCTTGCGGTGGCTGACTGCCACATTCCCCTCAACCGCGGGGTGA
- a CDS encoding acyl carrier protein — protein sequence MTVEELKAVLVSMGVDEALIIPDAVREEVGLDSLGIAELALVMHQEKGIPVTEEELHGAVTVTDVVALLDRLATRAGVHTPGGTARDGSVPVRGTHARTAGTGGAA from the coding sequence ATGACCGTCGAGGAACTCAAGGCCGTGCTGGTGTCCATGGGAGTGGACGAAGCGCTGATCATCCCGGACGCCGTACGGGAGGAGGTGGGCCTCGACTCCCTGGGCATCGCCGAACTGGCCCTCGTCATGCATCAGGAGAAGGGCATCCCCGTCACCGAGGAGGAGCTGCACGGCGCCGTCACCGTCACCGACGTCGTCGCGCTGCTGGACCGCCTCGCGACGCGCGCGGGTGTCCATACGCCGGGCGGAACGGCACGGGACGGTTCCGTACCGGTGCGGGGCACGCACGCGCGTACCGCCGGGACCGGCGGTGCCGCGTGA